A genome region from Colwellia sp. Arc7-D includes the following:
- a CDS encoding glutamine synthetase family protein, which yields MSLSDAEILNEFLKDHPAIEIFEVILPDINGKLRGKWIERKNIKKVIKGGLKLPLTAIAFDIWGRDPSSWVYQSGDEDGVCITDIRTLSTVPWLSRPTAQILMSLNNFDNTPCAYDVRNILKNIMQRFDKLSLSAMPAFEMEFSLFENENDELGQPVHSQLSSSGVNAGQTYGLECMQDMSDFMHGVRDAAQAQNLPIDTLITEAAPSQYEINLYHQPDALVAADQALMLQRAIKGVAQQLDLRASFMAKPFADLSGNGMHMHCSLLDKDGNNAFDNDTDEGNELLQHAIAGCLATLEDCMLIFAPHLNSYRRFKEGSHVPMTPTWGYENRTVALRVPAGDHKAMRIEHRVAGADANPYLVATAIIAGMLYGIENKLAAPEPITGNAYTQIKPSLPSTWLESIEHFKHSKFIEEYFGAEFQRVFTTTKEQELEEFTTKITTLEYETYL from the coding sequence ATGTCTTTAAGTGATGCTGAAATTCTAAATGAATTTCTCAAAGACCACCCTGCTATTGAAATTTTTGAAGTTATTCTTCCTGATATAAACGGTAAACTAAGAGGTAAATGGATAGAAAGAAAAAACATCAAAAAAGTCATTAAAGGTGGTCTTAAATTACCATTAACTGCCATTGCTTTTGATATCTGGGGCCGTGACCCTAGTAGTTGGGTTTACCAAAGTGGCGATGAAGATGGTGTTTGTATTACAGACATACGTACACTTTCAACAGTGCCTTGGTTAAGTAGACCAACCGCGCAAATTTTGATGTCGTTGAATAACTTTGACAACACGCCTTGTGCTTACGATGTCCGTAATATTTTAAAAAACATTATGCAGCGCTTTGACAAACTCAGTTTATCGGCAATGCCCGCTTTTGAAATGGAATTTAGTCTATTTGAGAACGAGAATGATGAGCTAGGCCAACCCGTTCATAGCCAACTAAGTTCTTCTGGTGTTAATGCAGGTCAAACCTATGGTTTAGAATGCATGCAAGATATGAGTGATTTTATGCACGGCGTGCGTGACGCTGCTCAAGCGCAAAACTTGCCCATTGATACATTGATCACTGAAGCAGCGCCTTCACAATATGAAATTAACTTATATCATCAACCTGATGCGCTAGTAGCGGCTGATCAAGCCTTAATGCTTCAGCGTGCGATTAAAGGCGTAGCACAGCAATTAGATTTGCGAGCATCATTCATGGCTAAACCATTCGCCGACTTATCTGGCAACGGCATGCATATGCATTGTAGTTTACTCGATAAAGACGGTAACAATGCTTTTGACAACGATACAGATGAAGGTAATGAATTACTGCAACATGCTATTGCCGGTTGTTTAGCAACGTTAGAAGATTGTATGCTAATTTTTGCACCGCATTTAAATTCATACCGTCGTTTTAAAGAAGGCTCACATGTGCCTATGACCCCAACTTGGGGTTATGAAAACCGCACGGTAGCTCTAAGAGTACCGGCCGGAGACCATAAAGCCATGCGTATAGAGCATAGAGTTGCTGGCGCAGACGCAAATCCATATTTAGTCGCTACAGCGATTATTGCAGGTATGTTATATGGTATAGAAAATAAACTCGCGGCTCCTGAGCCAATTACAGGAAACGCCTATACTCAGATTAAACCAAGCTTACCTAGCACATGGTTAGAGTCAATTGAGCACTTTAAACATTCAAAGTTTATCGAAGAATACTTTGGAGCAGAATTTCAGCGGGTGTTCACCACGACTAAAGAGCAAGAATTGGAAGAGTTTACGACTAAAATAACAACACTTGAATACGAAACTTACTTATAA